From a region of the Vagococcus coleopterorum genome:
- a CDS encoding response regulator transcription factor, protein MAILIIEDEPAIAKLLEYNLAQAGFNTTVCQDGLAGFEEAQAKDYQCLLVDLMLPSMTGLEIIKELRHLKNYTPIVMLTAKDNEVDKVMALELGADDYITKPFSPRELEARLKAVIRRDELRSDKSVASPVATKEVLRCGTLALNTKNYQVTLDGELLDLTKTQFTILSYMMKNKGLIISRDQLIDGLGMLELSGGTRSIDMHMGKLREKIEENPKEPRYLKTIRGFGYRLEDGEHETK, encoded by the coding sequence ATGGCTATTTTAATTATTGAAGATGAACCAGCAATTGCAAAGCTTTTAGAATATAACTTGGCACAAGCAGGATTTAATACAACTGTTTGTCAGGATGGATTGGCAGGCTTTGAAGAAGCACAAGCAAAAGACTATCAATGTTTGCTCGTTGATTTGATGTTGCCAAGTATGACTGGTTTGGAAATCATCAAAGAACTACGTCATCTGAAAAACTACACACCGATTGTCATGTTAACAGCAAAAGATAATGAAGTGGATAAGGTGATGGCGTTAGAACTTGGTGCGGATGATTATATCACGAAGCCTTTTAGTCCTCGTGAATTAGAAGCGCGCTTAAAAGCAGTGATTCGTCGTGATGAATTACGGTCAGATAAATCAGTAGCAAGTCCTGTAGCAACAAAAGAGGTGCTGAGATGTGGCACTTTAGCACTAAATACTAAAAATTATCAAGTAACCTTAGATGGAGAGCTGCTTGATTTAACAAAAACCCAGTTTACGATTTTATCTTATATGATGAAGAATAAAGGATTAATTATAAGTCGCGACCAATTGATTGATGGCTTGGGTATGCTGGAATTGTCGGGTGGTACCCGTAGTATTGATATGCACATGGGAAAACTTCGTGAAAAAATTGAAGAGAATCCTAAAGAACCACGCTATTTAAAAACGATTCGCGGTTTTGGTTATCGTTTAGAGGATGGTGAACATGAAACTAAATAA
- a CDS encoding sensor histidine kinase, with the protein MKLNKKMITVIIMAIILVIAGYFFSNRYVTKQLFSQHRKEMIDEANVILYATDITDWSTDISVEQKQLIKEISNQNSQRISVVSPEGTMIFDSESDSEIGNNMSHRPEIKEVLSGDKVGSDIRMSATLKESYYYIAIPVMSDGKLMGILRLSEKASGFVDNINQFKKLIMALLIAFMVIVFLLGWNVNSIQKRRELVLTKALTGIKKGEYTDKYLLTDNGELSQLGLTVRSLADELEKQTQDFNLSEQRFEELLNVLSLGVVVISQDRQIVMANPFASHVLGLEGQDLGKDYHHYLPGVDLYEQVEATFETNQSFSTKKEWQQHWYKIKGNTILNDHQKQVVILFYDVTDEENLLVHQSDFIGNVSHELKTPVTAIKGFSESLLDGAKDQPEVAEDFIQIINQQSIRLENLITDILELSKVSSETGDKLVQPVDLRKTLNDLKQQYELELAKKDLTLEFESVGKGLIFSQEQLVYQVLDNILSNSVKYTDEGGLIKVMINESSDEVGVQISDNGRGIPEADLSRVFERFYRVDKARTSDIKGTGLGLSIVKELVETLQGEIKLTSQENKGTTVTVTLPKGVDQ; encoded by the coding sequence ATGAAACTAAATAAAAAAATGATTACCGTCATCATCATGGCGATTATCTTAGTGATTGCCGGTTACTTTTTTAGTAATCGTTATGTGACAAAACAGTTATTTAGTCAACATCGTAAAGAAATGATTGATGAAGCAAATGTCATTCTTTATGCGACAGATATTACCGATTGGTCGACAGATATTTCAGTTGAACAAAAGCAACTGATTAAAGAAATATCAAATCAAAATAGTCAACGCATTTCTGTTGTTAGTCCTGAGGGAACGATGATTTTTGATAGTGAGAGTGACTCGGAAATTGGCAATAATATGAGTCACCGTCCAGAAATTAAAGAAGTCTTATCAGGCGATAAAGTTGGCTCAGATATTCGAATGAGTGCGACTTTAAAAGAATCTTATTATTATATTGCTATCCCGGTCATGTCAGATGGGAAGTTAATGGGAATTCTGCGACTTTCTGAAAAAGCCAGTGGGTTCGTCGATAATATTAATCAATTTAAGAAGTTGATTATGGCGTTGCTCATTGCTTTTATGGTGATTGTCTTCCTACTAGGTTGGAATGTTAATTCTATTCAAAAACGACGTGAATTAGTTTTGACCAAAGCCCTAACAGGAATAAAAAAAGGGGAATACACAGATAAGTATTTATTGACAGACAATGGTGAGTTGTCGCAACTTGGTTTAACCGTCAGAAGTCTGGCTGATGAGTTAGAAAAACAAACCCAAGATTTTAATTTAAGTGAGCAGCGTTTTGAAGAGTTGCTGAATGTTTTAAGTTTAGGTGTGGTAGTGATTTCTCAAGACCGTCAGATTGTTATGGCAAATCCGTTTGCTTCCCACGTGCTTGGTTTAGAGGGTCAAGATTTAGGGAAAGACTATCATCATTATTTACCAGGTGTTGACCTTTATGAACAAGTTGAGGCCACATTTGAAACGAATCAATCTTTTAGTACGAAAAAAGAATGGCAGCAACATTGGTATAAAATTAAAGGGAACACTATTTTGAATGATCATCAAAAGCAAGTGGTGATTTTATTTTACGATGTGACAGATGAAGAAAATTTACTCGTTCATCAAAGTGATTTTATCGGAAATGTTTCTCATGAGTTAAAGACCCCAGTCACAGCTATTAAAGGCTTTAGTGAAAGTTTGCTCGATGGGGCCAAGGATCAACCGGAAGTAGCAGAAGACTTTATTCAAATTATCAACCAACAAAGTATCCGTTTAGAAAACTTGATCACTGATATTTTAGAATTATCTAAAGTGTCATCAGAGACAGGTGATAAACTTGTTCAGCCTGTTGATTTGCGTAAGACGTTAAATGACTTGAAGCAACAATATGAGTTGGAGTTGGCTAAAAAGGATCTAACCCTAGAGTTTGAATCAGTAGGTAAAGGGTTAATTTTTAGTCAAGAGCAATTGGTTTATCAAGTGTTAGATAATATTCTAAGTAATAGTGTTAAGTACACCGATGAAGGTGGCCTAATTAAAGTGATGATTAACGAATCTTCTGACGAAGTCGGAGTCCAGATTTCAGATAATGGTCGTGGGATTCCGGAGGCTGATTTGAGTCGAGTGTTTGAACGGTTTTACCGAGTTGATAAAGCTCGTACAAGTGACATCAAAGGCACCGGTTTAGGGTTATCCATAGTTAAAGAGCTAGTGGAAACCTTACAAGGTGAAATTAAGCTGACAAGTCAAGAAAATAAAGGGACTACCGTTACGGTGACCTTACCCAAAGGAGTCGATCAATAA
- a CDS encoding phosphate ABC transporter substrate-binding protein PstS family protein, with amino-acid sequence MKKFGLLLASVFLLTGCGAKLASTTAVGSTALQPLVEAGAHDFMQQHKGRVVNVQGGGSGTGLSQVQAGAVEIGNSDVFADEKKGIKAEQLVDYKVAVIGIAPVVNPNVGVTDISKSDLKGLFSGEITNWKDLGGKDLPVIVINRSEGSGTRLNFEKYGLDNIAVKPSQEQEANGMTREIVSQTPGAVSYMALPYIDQSVRALAIEGVEASVETIATNQWSIWSYEHMYTQLEVDELTQEFIDHMMSHDIQEKVFKKLGYIPIANMKVERDSLGEVTEVKGGETSE; translated from the coding sequence ATGAAAAAATTTGGCTTATTGTTAGCATCTGTTTTTTTACTAACAGGCTGTGGCGCAAAACTGGCATCAACAACGGCGGTTGGTTCAACGGCATTACAACCCTTAGTAGAAGCTGGGGCACATGATTTTATGCAACAGCATAAGGGACGCGTGGTGAATGTCCAAGGTGGGGGAAGTGGAACCGGTTTAAGTCAGGTACAAGCAGGTGCGGTGGAAATTGGGAACTCCGATGTCTTTGCTGACGAGAAAAAAGGCATTAAAGCTGAGCAACTGGTTGATTATAAAGTTGCAGTCATCGGGATTGCACCTGTGGTTAATCCGAATGTTGGTGTGACAGATATTTCTAAAAGCGATTTGAAAGGCTTATTTTCAGGTGAGATTACCAATTGGAAAGATCTTGGTGGTAAAGATTTACCTGTGATAGTGATTAATCGTAGTGAGGGTTCGGGAACCCGTCTGAACTTTGAAAAGTATGGGTTAGATAATATTGCCGTTAAACCGAGCCAAGAACAAGAAGCTAATGGAATGACACGAGAAATTGTTAGTCAAACACCGGGTGCTGTTAGTTACATGGCATTACCTTATATCGATCAATCAGTTCGCGCCTTGGCAATAGAGGGTGTGGAAGCCAGTGTTGAAACGATTGCGACGAACCAATGGTCAATTTGGTCTTATGAACATATGTATACCCAGTTAGAAGTAGATGAGTTAACCCAAGAATTTATTGATCACATGATGTCGCATGACATTCAAGAGAAAGTCTTTAAGAAATTGGGTTACATTCCCATCGCTAATATGAAGGTTGAACGAGATAGCTTGGGGGAAGTAACAGAAGTAAAAGGAGGGGAAACTAGTGAGTAG
- the pstC gene encoding phosphate ABC transporter permease subunit PstC — MSSLNQSLLGTSKKASVEKRGHTISLLAVLLLAVTVVSIFVFISAKGLPLFFNDKVQLSQFFFGDQWSPGKTNEQGFSLVGVLPMLVGSTAVTLLALVMVTPLAIATGLFITELSPKIGKYILQPLLELLVGIPSVVYGFVGLSVVVPFMRNTFGGSGFGILAGGIVLAMMILPTVASMTVDALNRVPKHLKHSSLALGANEFQTMYRVTLRVAKPGILTGVVFGLARAFGEALAVQMVIGNAIVIPDSLVMPATTLTSVLTQGMGNTIMGTFENDALWTLAFILLFMSLVFNLIIKRISQKGQV, encoded by the coding sequence GTGAGTAGCTTGAATCAGTCGTTACTGGGAACATCTAAAAAAGCCAGTGTTGAAAAACGTGGACACACGATTAGTTTGTTGGCCGTTTTATTATTAGCAGTCACAGTAGTGTCGATTTTTGTTTTTATTAGTGCCAAGGGGTTGCCATTATTTTTCAATGACAAGGTCCAGTTAAGTCAGTTTTTCTTTGGCGATCAATGGTCACCTGGTAAAACGAATGAACAAGGCTTTAGTTTAGTGGGTGTCTTACCAATGTTAGTCGGATCAACGGCGGTCACGTTACTAGCGTTAGTCATGGTGACGCCCTTAGCCATTGCCACAGGATTATTCATCACCGAACTTTCACCAAAGATTGGTAAATATATCTTGCAACCCTTATTAGAACTTTTAGTCGGTATTCCCTCGGTTGTTTATGGTTTTGTTGGTTTGTCAGTTGTAGTGCCGTTTATGCGTAATACCTTCGGAGGAAGTGGGTTTGGGATCTTAGCAGGTGGAATTGTTTTAGCCATGATGATTTTACCAACAGTGGCAAGTATGACCGTAGATGCTTTAAACCGAGTGCCAAAGCATCTGAAACATTCTTCCTTAGCCTTAGGAGCTAATGAGTTTCAAACGATGTATCGAGTGACTTTAAGAGTAGCTAAACCAGGTATTTTAACAGGAGTTGTTTTTGGTTTAGCTCGTGCTTTCGGAGAAGCACTGGCGGTTCAGATGGTTATCGGGAATGCGATTGTTATTCCAGACAGTTTGGTGATGCCAGCCACAACACTGACAAGTGTCTTAACTCAAGGGATGGGAAATACCATCATGGGAACCTTTGAGAATGATGCGTTATGGACGTTAGCCTTTATTCTGCTATTTATGTCACTAGTCTTTAATTTAATTATCAAACGTATTAGTCAGAAAGGACAGGTCTAA
- the pstA gene encoding phosphate ABC transporter permease PstA encodes MKKEQLNKVNNVMISLLTGIVILLAGSFLLYVLVRGFSVISWEFLTQPSKAFEAGGGIGIQLFNSLYIMILTLLICLPIALGAGIYLAEYAKDSAVTRGFRLLIEMMSSLPSIVIGLFGYLFIVIKLDIGFSVIAGAISLAILNVAFLTRVVEDAIRSVDGAQREGGIALGLSRWETVTKLLIPSAIPGIVTGVVLVAGRTFGEAAALIFSSGQSAPAMDFSNWNPFDPTSPLNPFRPAETLAVHIWKINSEGLMPDGPMVAAGAGTVLLIIILIFNISAKLIGRGLEKKLSS; translated from the coding sequence ATGAAAAAAGAACAGTTGAATAAAGTAAACAATGTCATGATTAGTTTATTGACTGGGATTGTCATTTTACTGGCAGGGAGTTTTCTTTTATACGTGCTAGTTAGAGGATTTTCGGTCATTTCATGGGAATTTCTGACACAGCCATCTAAAGCTTTTGAAGCAGGAGGTGGCATTGGGATTCAGTTATTTAACTCGTTGTATATTATGATCTTAACCTTACTTATTTGTTTGCCAATAGCATTAGGGGCAGGGATTTATTTAGCTGAATATGCTAAAGACTCTGCTGTGACAAGAGGGTTTCGCTTGTTAATAGAAATGATGAGTTCGTTACCTTCGATTGTTATCGGTTTGTTTGGTTACTTGTTTATTGTGATTAAGCTGGATATTGGCTTCTCAGTTATTGCAGGTGCCATTAGTTTAGCCATTTTAAATGTTGCCTTTCTAACACGAGTAGTGGAAGATGCCATCCGTAGTGTGGATGGTGCTCAACGTGAAGGGGGCATTGCTTTAGGCTTAAGTCGTTGGGAAACAGTGACTAAGTTATTAATTCCATCAGCTATTCCAGGAATTGTAACAGGAGTGGTTTTAGTAGCGGGACGGACCTTTGGAGAAGCAGCCGCTTTGATTTTCTCTTCTGGCCAAAGTGCACCGGCGATGGACTTCAGCAATTGGAATCCCTTTGATCCGACGAGTCCACTAAATCCATTTCGACCTGCAGAAACGTTAGCAGTCCATATTTGGAAAATCAATAGTGAAGGCTTAATGCCTGATGGCCCAATGGTTGCTGCAGGCGCGGGGACAGTCTTACTGATTATTATTTTAATCTTTAACATCTCCGCAAAATTAATTGGTCGTGGCTTAGAGAAAAAACTATCAAGTTAG
- the pstB gene encoding phosphate ABC transporter ATP-binding protein PstB: protein MEAVKKQNVALDIKALSVYYGTHQAVKAVDMVIPKNKISALIGPSGCGKSTFLKALNRMHDVSDNRQVTGQIIYQDIDVNTDKVDQYLLRQKIGMVFQKPNPFRMSIRRNISFALERHGLKDKQLLADKVETSLKQVGLWDEVKDELDKSALALSGGQQQRLCIARVLAMEPDIILMDEPTSALDPISTGKIEETLDELKKDYTIIMVTHNLAQASRLSDYTGFFNYGELIEYDNTAKIFTDPAVELTHSYITGEFG from the coding sequence ATGGAAGCAGTAAAAAAACAAAATGTTGCCTTAGATATTAAAGCATTATCAGTTTATTATGGAACACATCAAGCAGTTAAAGCTGTTGATATGGTCATTCCAAAGAATAAAATTAGTGCCTTGATCGGTCCTTCAGGTTGTGGCAAATCGACATTCTTGAAAGCTCTCAATCGAATGCATGACGTGAGTGATAATCGACAAGTGACAGGCCAAATTATTTATCAAGATATTGATGTGAATACAGATAAAGTCGATCAATACTTACTACGCCAAAAAATTGGCATGGTCTTCCAGAAACCAAATCCCTTTCGGATGAGTATCCGTCGAAATATTAGCTTTGCACTCGAACGCCATGGCTTGAAAGATAAACAACTTTTGGCTGATAAAGTGGAAACTAGTTTAAAGCAAGTCGGGTTATGGGATGAGGTCAAAGATGAGCTAGACAAAAGTGCCTTAGCCTTGTCAGGTGGTCAACAACAACGCTTGTGTATTGCTCGGGTGCTTGCAATGGAACCAGACATTATTTTGATGGATGAGCCAACCAGTGCTTTGGATCCCATTTCCACAGGAAAGATTGAAGAAACCTTAGATGAGTTAAAGAAGGATTACACAATCATTATGGTCACTCATAACTTGGCGCAAGCATCACGCTTAAGTGACTATACCGGCTTCTTTAATTACGGTGAGTTGATTGAGTATGATAACACAGCCAAAATCTTTACAGATCCTGCTGTGGAATTAACTCACAGTTATATAACAGGTGAGTTTGGGTAA